The Solanum stenotomum isolate F172 unplaced genomic scaffold, ASM1918654v1 scaffold26733, whole genome shotgun sequence genome includes a window with the following:
- the LOC125851527 gene encoding MDIS1-interacting receptor like kinase 2-like: MELGSMTTLESLDLSDNRLNGSIPTFKGDYKNMFLLNLSYNKFGQNIPREIGRITQLNVLDLSYNLLVGNIPPQLSNLKVLVNLNLSHNGLSRHIPKELESLTGLLDVVLSYNDLEGPIPNNKAFMNALLEGNKGLCGNVTGFQPCKKPSSVVKKHSIAKGRKLILITVLPVMGALVLLCVFIGVLFMCNKRRRVKDVERRDGDGWLSISMLDGKALYRDILNATEEFDAKFCIGQGGQGSVYKVNLPSLGNIAVKRLHSSFQNTHPKSFINEVRALTGIKHRNIVNLYGYCSKAQHSLLVYEYVERGSLSSILSNEVESKKLDWLKRVNIIKGVAFSLSYMHQDCSPPIVHRDISSSNVLLDSEYEARVADFGLAKILNPDSSNCTTLAGTYGYVAPELAYTMKVTEMCDVYSFGVLTLEIIKGKHLGEYITVLANLSTIDHKQLSDLLDERIPYPEEELKDVLVFIIKLASSCLLEAPKSRPTMHFISHKLSSMDARPPTLVKRAL; encoded by the exons ATGGAACTTGGGTCAATGACAACGCTAGAATCCCTTGATCTATCAGACAATAGATTAAATGGGTCGATCCCAACCTTTAAAGGAGATTACAAGAACATGTTTCTCTTGAACCTGAGCTATaacaaatttggccaaaatatTCCAAGGGAGATAGGGAGGATAACTCAGCTTAATGTACTTGACTTGAGCTATAATCTCCTGGTTGGAAATATTCCCCCTCAGTTATCCAATCTGAAGGTCTTGGTAAACTTAAATCTTTCCCACAATGGCCTATCTAGGCACATTCCTAAAGAACTTGAAAGTTTGACTGGTTTGCTGGATGTTGTATTGTCATACAATGATTTGGAAGGTCCAATCCCTAATAATAAAGCTTTTATGAATGCTTTGCTAGAAGGTAATAAAGGTCTTTGCGGCAATGTAACAGGATTCCAGCCCTGCAAAAAGCCATCTTCTGTAGTGAAAAAGCACTCAATAGCAAAGGGACGTAAACTCATCCTCATCACTGTACTTCCTGTTATGGGAGCACTAGTACTGCTCTGTGTTTTCATTGGTGTTCTCTTTATGTGTAATAAAAGAAGGAGAGTTAAAGACGTTGAAAGAAGGGATGGTGATGGTTGGCTTTCGATATCCATGTTAGATGGAAAGGCATTGTACAGGGATATCTTAAATGCCACAGAGGAGTTTGATGCAAAATTTTGCATTGGGCAAGGAGGACAAGGAAGTGTTTACAAGGTAAATCTTCCATCATTAGGGAATATAGCTGTGAAGAGACTTCACTCTTCATTTCAGAATACACATCCCAAAAGCTTCATCAATGAAGTAAGGGCATTGACTGGGATTAAGCACCGAAACATTGTGAACCTCTACGGCTATTGTTCAAAAGCACAACACTCACTCTTGGTTTACGAGTATGTGGAGAGGGGGAGTTTGTCTAGTATTTTGAGCAATGAAGTTGAGTCCAAGAaattggattggcttaaaagggTGAATATCATCAAGGGTGTTGCTTTTTCTTTATCTTACATGCACCAGGATTGTTCACCACCCATTGTTCATCGAGACATAAGTAGCAGCAATGTTTTGCTTGATTCTGAGTATGAAGCTCGTGTTGCAGACTTTGGACTAGCGAAGATTCTCAATCCAGACTCATCCAATTGCACTACACTTGCTGGCACATATGGCTATGTCGCACCTG AGCTTGCATATACAATGAAGGTTACAGAGATGTGTGATGTTTATAGCTTTGGAGTATTAACATTGGAGATAATCAAAGGAAAGCATCTTGGGGAATATATTACTGTGCTAGCAAATTTGTCGACTATAGATCACAAGCAGCTTAGTGATTTGCTAGATGAACGAATTCCATATCCTGAAGAAGAATTAAAAGATGTTTTGGTTTTTATCATCAAGCTAGCAAGCTCTTGTTTGCTTGAAGCTCCAAAATCAAGGCCAACAATGCACTTCATATCTCATAAGTTATCATCAATGGATGCACGTCCACCTACTCTTGTAAAGCGAGCTTTGTAA
- the LOC125851528 gene encoding LRR receptor-like serine/threonine-protein kinase FLS2, translating into MNQLSGIIPPEIGNLTNLVYLDLSSNQFSGEIPSQIGSLSKVENLFIISNHLNGFIPIEIGKMKSLEFLGLQRNNLSGPIPITVGDLTELESLHLYSNQLSGPIPSELGNLKNLTDLDLSHNQLTAPIPSKLGNLKKLTGLDFSYNELTSSIPITLSDLTELEIMYLYSNQLSSPIPAEIGKMKSLEVLALWSNNLSGPIPITVGDLTELESLHLYSNQLSGPIPSELGNLKSLTDLDLSTNQLTGPIPNELRNLKNLNDMDLSTNQLSGSIPVTLGGLTKLNSLHFYSNQLSGPIPSELGNLKKLTDLDLSTNQLTGPIPNELRNLKNLNDMDLSTNQLSSSIPITLLTGPIPNELRNLKNLNDTDLSTNQLSGSIPITLGGVTELNSLHFYSNQLSGPIPSELGNLKNLTDLDLSYNQLSGPIPASFGKLRNLRSLNLGDNNLSGPIPKALGDLTELTFLYLSSNQLSGPIPSELGNLKKLTELDLSKSQLTGSIPITLGDLTGLNIMDLSVNQFSGPIPSDLTELKLLYLFSNQLSGPIPSELGNLKNLNDLALYENQLTGPIPASFGNLRNLQFLYLRANKLSGSIPKELAYLDNLGELIIGKNQFSGHLPEHLCQGGKLENFTVNSNKLSGPIPRSMFNCSSFKRVRFDNNSFTGNLSEAFGIYPELQFINLSENDFHGELSSNWGKCKNLTDFRIARDWKPQRASRTRSFSKSFGWEDS; encoded by the exons ATGAACCAGCTCTCTGGTATTATACCCCCTGAAATAGGAAACCTCACTAATCTTGTCTATCTTGACTTGTCGTCTAATCAGTTTTCAGGCGAAATCCCATCACAGATTGGCTCACTGTCAAAGGTTGAGAACCTCTTCATCATTAGTAACCATTTAAATGGTTTCATTCCCATTGAAATAGGGAAGATGAAGTCACTTGAGTTTTTAGGCTTACAAAGGAACAATCTTTCTGGTCCAATTCCAATAACTGTTGGTGACTTAACTGAGCTCGAAAGTCTGCACCTTTATTCTAACCAACTTTCTGGTCCCATTCCTAGTGAGTTGGGAAACTTGAAAAACCTCACTGATCTGGATTTGTCCCATAATCAGCTCACTGCTCCTATTCCTAGTAAGTTGGGGAATTTGAAAAAACTCACTGGTCTGGATTTTTCCTATAATGAACTTACTAGTTCAATTCCAATTACTCTGAGTGACTTAACTGAGCTTGAAATTATGTACCTTTATTCCAACCAACTTTCTAGTCCCATTCCTGCAGAAATAGGGAAGATGAAGTCACTCGAGGTTTTAGCCTTATGGAGTAATAATCTTTCTGGTCCAATTCCAATAACTGTAGGTGACTTAACTGAGCTCGAAAGTCTGCACCTTTATTCTAACCAACTTTCTGGTCCCATTCCTAGTGAGTTGGGAAACTTGAAAAGCCTCACTGATTTGGATTTATCCACTAATCAGCTTACCGGTCCTATTCCTAATGAGTTGAGGAATCTGAAAAACCTCAATGATATGGATTTATCCACTAATCAGCTTAGTGGTTCAATTCCAGTAACTCTAGGTGGCTTAACAAAGCTTAAtagtttgcatttttattctaACCAACTTTCTGGTCCCATTCCTAGTGAGTTGGGGAATTTgaaaaaactcactgatttggATTTATCCACTAATCAGCTAACCGGTCCTATTCCTAATGAGTTGAGGAATCTGAAAAACCTCAATGATATGGATTTGTCCACTAATCAGCTTAGTAGTTCAATTCCAATAACTCTA CTAACCGGTCCTATTCCTAATGAGTTGAGGAATCTGAAAAACCTCAATGATACGGATTTGTCCACTAATCAGCTTAGTGGTTCAATTCCAATAACTCTAGGTGGCGTAACAGAGCTTAAtagtttgcatttttattctaACCAACTTTCTGGTCCCATTCCTAGTGAGTTGGGAAATTTGAAAAACCTCACCGATTTGGATTTATCCTATAATCAGCTTAGTGGTCCAATTCCTGCTTCTTTTGGCAAATTGAGAAACTTGCGGTCACTGAATCTTGGTGACAACAATCTTTCTGGTCCAATTCCAAAAGCTTTAGGTGACTTAACTGAGCTCACATTTCTGTACCTTAGTTCAAACCAACTTTCTGGTCCCATTCCAAGTGAGTTGGGGAATTTGAAAAAACTCACTGAGCTGGATTTATCTAAAAGTCAACTTACTGGTTCAATTCCAATTACTTTAGGTGACTTAACAGGGCTCAACATTATGGACCTTTCTGTTAACCAATTTTCTGGTCCTATTCCTA GTGACTTAACTGAGCTCAAACTTCTATACCTTTTTTCTAACCAACTTTCTGGTCCCATACCTAGTGAGTTGGGTAATTTGAAGAACCTCAATGATCTGGCCTTATACGAAAATCAACTTACTGGTCCAATTCCTGCTTCCTTTGGCAATTTGAGAAACTTGCAATTTCTGTATCTCCGTGCCAACAAACTTTCTGGTTCTATTCCAAAAGAACTTGCATATTTGGATAACTTGGGAGAGCTGATCATAGGTAAAAATCAGTTTTCAGGTCATTTGCCTGAGCATCTTTGCCAAGGTGGGAAACTTGAGAACTTCACGGTGAATAGTAACAAGTTGTCAGGGCCAATACCAAGAAGCATGTTCAATTGCTCAAGTTTCAAAAGGGTTCGCTTTGATAACAACAGTTTTACTGGGAATTTATCTGAAGCTTTTGGTATCTATCCAGAGCTGCAGTTCATTAATTTGAgtgaaaatgattttcatgGTGAACTCAGCAGCAACTGGGGGAAATGCAAGAATTTGACTGATTTTCGGATAGCCAGAGATTGGAAACCTCAAAGAGCTTCAAGGACTAGATCTTTCAGCAAATCATTTGGTTGGGAAGATTCCTAG